TTTCGTAATTGATTGTCCCCTTTCTCTGTGCTTGAAGATTAAATAAGTCATTTAGTGCTCTGTAGTTGACACCAACGCTTTTCTCGCTCAGTACATTAGGTCCACTCTGCACAGCATCATAAGAATTGCCTCAGCTCTTTTAACTTTGTGCTACGAATATTTAGATAATATTTTGACAAAGCTTATTACCATTGTATAGGTCTTCCCTGATCCAGTCTGGCCATAAGCAAATATGCAAACATTGAAACCATCAAGAACCGAACGGATCAATGGTTGCATATCCGAAAAGACTTCCTCTGCATTTATAAAAAGGAAGCTGAAGTTCGGTACTGAAGAAAAGTCAAGCTAATTATGAATAAGCATATGCAAGAATATGTAACCTTGAGTGGCTGCTGGGGCGGAGACCTTGTTGAAAGTAAAAGATTTGCTTCCATCTTTTCCATATTTTGTGGGAGTGATTATTGTGATTGTTCTTTCTTCCATGCCAGCAACACTGCTAGAGGAATTTGCTTGTCCAGGTAAAAAAGGCCTCACTCGACAATATACTCTAATATTTCCTGGTGATGAAGTCAAACGAAATTTATGATGTAAACTAGTATGCTTAATATCTTGTTCATTGAGCACCAAAAATGGTTACCTTTAAGATCCTGTATTTGGTTGTACAACTTGCGGTTATCCTCAAGAACTTTATGATAGCCAGAAGCCGCGTTAGAGAGGATGTACAGCTGCCTACCTGTTATAACGTGTTGTAGAATATGGTGTTTCTTCAATAGATTTGCAGGAAAAACAGATAGATGCAAAATCAATTATAGGTTACCAATTTTAGTAAAATCTTCAGAGTACTGTATTCTCAATTGTTCCATTCCAGACTTGACAGAAGAAAGTGAATTTCTTAATTCCTACAGTGAGCATATTATGTTAAAAGATTAAGCAAGGAATGCACAAATAACGGAAATATGATCAACCAAAATGCGGATTAGGGAAGAACAAAAAAGGAATGTAAAACAAAAGGAAATACCTGGATATGTTTCTGTTGTAGTTCAATACTTATTTTCGTCCCTGGTTGGAACTGTTCAGCTACACAATCATCATTCCGAACTACAGAGCTGACCTCTTCAGTCACCTTCAAGAGATTTGGCTCCTCTTCACCCATCTTCATTTTGTTTGACAAACAATGAAACATATTAGTACATGAAAGCTCTCCGGCCATGTAGAAACTTATTTATCCTGAATAGTGAATGTGTTTTTTTTTTATAGATGTATAGTTGTTGACATCCAATTTAAAAGCAATGCTCACTGTCTACATGTCTGGCTAATAGATGGCAAGAAACAAGCATACCTTAACTCGAGTACTGGTGGAAGTTTTTTCTGGCAATGGTTTTTCTGGTCTGGAAAATAGGTCGGTTCCTTTAAGGTCACCTATGCAATTCACCTGTGATATTTTTTTTCCAAATTAGTAAATCTGCACTATATATCATCATCATATAAAAGTTTTATGTGATACAACTAAGAAAATGCCCCAGAATATTTGGATAAACATGATCTTCTCAATAATAGTGGAACGGTACATACCAAGTGCTGGTTTGCAGCTCGACACTCATATTCCTGAATAACTTTAATCAGGAGTGACTCAACAATCTGCAAGTTGGCAAAGACTCTGGTTTCATTTTTTATGTCTACCAAGAGCGGCTGCATGACGATCAGCTAAATATTCAAGGAAAGTAGGCTAACCAATGGGACTTCTTCTGGTTTCTTATCCAAGAGTAGCGTACGCACAAGCATGTTAAGGGATTCTAAATTAGCCTACAAAGGAAGAGATACATGTCATTATGGAGAGTGTGAAATAGAAACTGATATTCCATTATAAGACTTACCATCTCGGTGGATTCCAGACAACAATCAGTTTCTATGCTTTGCTTTGCTATTAAAACTTTCTGGATTGGCTCTGTTGTGTGGCTTCTCATTAACTTATTCATAAAAGCACCAGAATTCTTGAGTATGAAATGCTTTCCAGACGTCGAAGGCTTTGTAATGCTGCCATAATTACATGGAGTCTGTCTCCCTGTTGTCTTACTTTCACTGAATGACTTCAGAGCAAGAATGCAATCGACAACTCGAACACCCTTGCCACCCTGAGTTCCAGTTGGCAGATAAAATATGTTACCATTTTGCCACGGAAAAGTAGCCCAAGCATTTACTTTGTAATTCATTTGAAGTGCCTTACCAATAAGGACATAAATCCAACTAAGGAATACTGAATTTATAAGCTAAAGGAACTTATGGCATGAGCTCTCAATACAAAATGTAAAAATATACCTTCTCCAAGTCAGACAGCTCAAATGTAGGGAGCCCTATATCTTGTACACTGACAAGGAAGTTGCGCAAATTCTCAAAGTACTGATATGCACACAAAGCTGAGCCATCGGCAGGTATAACGGTATCTGCGCGGGCTTCCACGACCTAAAATGTACGGGTATAACATCACCGTGTATTAGCATGCATGGCAGCTAACTAAAGTAGaagtactgaaagtgcaactacctTAGGTATGGCGCCGGGCTGAACCTTGTTCAGTGCATTGCAAAGGACAATTCCATTTCTCAGCCCAAGCCGGAATTCCTCCTCAGAGGGCTCTTCTGGCAGGTCCCTTGCACACACAATCCCGACTGTTCTTCGCAACCAACTGGCTGCATCATACCGTCTATTTGCTGCATTTTCAACCCCAGTAAATCATAAATTCACATTGCGCTGCTATATTGTAGCAATCATGCATAGCAACTATCCTAAGAACCATCACCATCATACATTATCTATTTTAAAACACAAGTCCATATGCTCAGTGTTGGGTTACCACAAAATTATAAAAGGACTGCCTCTTGAACCAGCACAGTAGTATAATTTGCAAAGCGAATGATACAACTGGCCGAATGTCATCATTAGGTACCATCGCAGCAGTATAATTTGCTAAGTAAACAAGACAATTGACAGTATTATCATGAGCTAGGATCAGTTTAAACCAAGCAAGGCATAGAAAACACAACTATGAGCTCAAAGCAAGCTAAAATTCAAACAAGCGCGACAAGGGAAACGTTTAAACTAGCAGTATCCACTGACTTGGGACCCAGATCACACCATGAAATTTGAATTCAACTGCATCTGGTCACTGCCGCACATCTCGCCTAAATCAACAGGCAAAACGCCGAGATCACGCCACCGTGACATCGGGATGGGAGTTTCCCCGCCCGGGCACTCATTTCTCCACCCCCAGTCATCCAGCGAACCAAGAACATTAAATCACTAAATTCCCGCCCCGCATTCAGCGCGATCCGCGCATGTGCCCGCGGACTCACCTGCCTCCTGGGCCCGCCGGGCGGCCACGTCGATGTCTTTCACCGTCCCGTGATTCCGCGGCGCGCCCTCCGCTACCGCCGGGGCCAGCtccctcaccgtcgccgtcgccaccatcGTCCCTCGTCCAAGAAGGAAGGCCCGTACCAGCACCGATCCCGGCAAGCCGACCGACTGCCGTGTGTCCGCcgggagagaagagaagagaagatggAGCGGCGGAGAGGAAGGCCGGGTTGGGGTTGGGGGGTGAACTCGTCTGCAGTGGTGGGGTGGGGTAGTGAGGCCCGAGGGGTTCTTCCTTGTGTTTTCGAATGGTGGTGGCGCTCGCGAGGGTAAGAGAGCGGTTGGGGTCGGGGGGTGTTGATGACGTGGGGTGGGGCACTGGAACGGGGATTTCGAGGGGTAAATAAATGTAGATACtcatgttttgttttgttttttaacTGAGATGAGAAGGCCAGACCACGTCTCGTCGTGCTGCTCCGCACCGTTGGATTTTGCGTGCACGACGCCGATAGTGATTAGGGTTTTCTATTTCTATGCCCTCGGTTGCTTAGTACTCCTCAGTTTTTCCTCACCCAACAAATGTCTCTCACTCTTTCCCTCGGGCAATCGCTGCACACTCAAAAACGTCCAAACATAATTTTCGTCGGGTCAATGCAGTTGACCGTTACCTGCCGCATACACTCATGCGTGGGTCACCCGGGACCCACCTATCAGTGTCTAGTATATAAGTAAGAAAATATAGAAATATACAGAAGCTTGGGACACCATgagacccacatgtcagtggctgatTTATGTGAAAAAAGGGTGCAATATATTGCGGCCCGTGGGGTCGAACTTGGGACCAACACTAGATTATGCAACGTCCGCCCATTTTCAGCTGAGTGCGTCTGTTTGCTTATGGTCATACCCGAGCCTTTTTGTCCTGATATTTGCTGCCTTACATAAGGGCCCACGAGCCAGTGATGCTGGAGAGATAGGACGCGGCGGTGTTTATGTTACAGAAGGGCCCACGAATCAGTGACACCAGAAAAGATAGAACGCGGAGGAGTATAACACAACAGATTCAGAGATTCAGAGATTAGGATAAAACCGAATAACCACGTTCTTAGATTTGTTCAACGATTAATAGAGCGAACTGACATAGTGACATTACACTAATACGCTATTGTAATAAGGGCGACATTAGATTGCCGGCCGGCGGCGGCAGCGTCAACAAATGGAAGGCTACTTGTCTTCATCATCCGAAAGGACGATGGTGCCATCGTCGTCGTTGTTTTGGTCTTCGTGGGAGGAGGAGGATAAGACGACGATGTCAGGTCCCACGCCTTCCGCCTCGACGGCGGCCGCTACACGTAGAGTAGCCGCCCTCCTTTGCTCTCGAGCTACGGCCTCTTCTTCAGCCGCCCGGCGCCTGACAACCTCTGCTTGCGCCGTCGACAGAGACGCGGCTAGCACCGCCTGGTGACCTCCTCGGTCTGGGCAGTGAGCACGGTGGCATTGTACGCAGGAGCCGATACGTCATCTTTCTCGGTCACATCTTCGACACCGTAGACATCGAGGTGCTTTTGCATCGCCTCGaaggccacctcctcctcggcgtcttcctcctcgagctcccggcggTTACGAGATAGCTCGGACGGCATGGGCTCGAGATCGGAGTAGTCGGAGTAGGAGCCCGAGCCCACCGAGGGGGCGCCGTAGTAGAAGCTAGCGCCAGGGTTGGCCCCGCCGCCGTTCTTGTGTTGGAGCCGCCGCTGGTGTCGGGCACCGGTGCCCTTGGGCAGAAACCTCCCGTGGAGATCCTTGCGGTCTTTAGCTTTCTCACTATGGCGGCTGAACTAGATCCGGATTGTGCGGCGCGTGGAAGCAATGGGCTGAGGCGTCAGTGGAACGATGTCGGACGCCGGTATTTAATCAGCGGAGTGTGGGGAGTGGAGCGTCGGTGGCGGCAAACTATTTTTGAGGCATCTAGAATTGGCAGGACTGTCTGGTGGCGGGAAGGGCGGTGGTGGTGATAATGGGGCACCGCCGCGTGGCTCTGCCTTCTTGATGGCCAGAGGCAGGCTTACTTGCGGCGGttggagcagagagagagagctacattttttgcaaaaaaaaaacgtgTTAACCGAACAGTATATAACCAAAGCCAGGTAGACCGTTTACTTTTTGCCGGAAATCATTTTTTTAAGTAAGTGCTATAAAAAAGTAATAAAATTGGGTCTTTCCATTTTTCATCCAAAGTAGACCACAGTGGATGCACACtgcccaagtttcatgaattttcaaGCTTTATTTCTACATTTCATCCATTTACTGAATTTCTATAGATTTATCCAAACTAgctcaattttgaactacaagtgTCATGTATGTATGTCCTGAAAATGGGCAAAAATCATTTTTACCTTTTGAATTAATGGCCTAGGCACTAGGCACAACAAAAGTTGAAATTCTCAACAGTTTGGTAGGTCTGGTCAACCTTGCAAGTTTGACCTCATTTTGAAAAaaagcaaagaaaatgaaaaacccTGAAAAAATGAAACCCTTTTGTGTGAACTAGTTACTGGGAAAAATCATGGAATTGCAATACCACAAGTTTGAAAAAAAACCTTCACAAAAATCATGGCCTATCCACTATGAAGTTGTAAGGATTTCAATGCATACGCCCATGGgcatggccacatccatggcatagtccATAATTACATGTCCAAATTTGGCACACCCATGGGTGTTACCATTGTGGACAATGTTAGCATAGCAATTATAGTTTTTTTGGAATAAAACTTATTTTTCCATGTTTTAAATGTCGATCACTTTTTTGTGAAGTAGGTGCTATAAAAAAGTAATAAAATAGGGTCTTATCATTTTTCATCCAAAGTAGACCACAGTGGATGCACActtcccaagtttcatgaattttcaaACTTTATTTCTATATTTATCCATTTACTAATTTTCTACAAATTTATCCGAACtagctcaaatttgaactacaagtgtcATGTATGTATGACCTGAAAATTGGCAAAAAAAACATTTTTACCTTTTGAATTGGCGATGTAGGCACTCAGCACAATAAAAGTTGAAATTCCCAACAGTTTGGTAGGTCTAGTCAACCTTGCAAGTTTGACctcattttaaaaaaaaaatcaaagaaaatgaaaaaaactaaaaaaaatgaaatccttgtgCATGGAGCCCTTTTGTGTGAACTAGTTACTCGAAAAAAATCATGGACTTGCAATACCAAAATTTTAAGaaaaaacttcacaacataaattCCTTATGCATGGATTCCTTTTTAAGTAAGTTATGCGTGTTCCTGTTTATGGTAAGTTTTGCAGGTTGCTATTTTTTGGTAAGTTTTGCATGTTGTTGCTACTTTAGTTAAGTTTTGCATGACGCACACGTGCAAAAACCATCTGAACATACAAAATCCAAAATGTAGCATAGATCAATTCTTTAAGCACATTCAAATAACATAAATGTTTTCATATAATGATGGGCATCCACATGTTGGATCCTCATCACTTGCTAGAAGGGGTTTGGAGATGCTTAAGATGGCGAGCCATGCACCGGTGGGACCGTTCAACATTCTGCTCAAACTGAGGGCTGAGCTGATACTCCTCCACCAAAATTGGGCTAGTCTTGTAGCCCGGCTTGGCCTCCAATCTGAGCAGCAGTACATCCTCCTCGCATCAGCATTGAAAAGCTCCTGGTCATCCATCAGATCATCCTCGTCATCCAATGCAATCGTCAGATCCATGTCTGCTTGCAAAGGATGAGCGATGATCTCCATAACCCCCCTGATAACCCATGTCTTCTGcatcctcctcctgctcctgctcctcgtcagaatcctcttcctcctcctcctcgtcagaaacttcttcctcttcccctccccagaaacttcttcctcctcctcctcctcgtcagcatcatcttcctcctcctcctcatcgtcttcctcctcctcttcatcgtcctcctcctcctcctcatcgtcttcctcctcctcttcatcgtcctcctcctcctcattgccTGAATCCTCCTCCTCATTGTCTAAGACCTCCTCCTCTGATTCCTTGTCGACGACTTCGATAATACACAAGTTCACACTGGTACAACGACATGCTAAAcagacggtttttaacccctttccgcgatggcatttggaaccgtcgccaagtgagtgtgtgcgatagggtgtccttcccacacgacccagaaatcgtcggagataggccctcctgggacccaggctggggccgtgtgcgatcgggcgaggcatcgaaacccaatcatttccgtaggtatgtacatcccacacggtaatccgagaaaatcatttccgtaggtatgtacatcccacacggtgaatcccagaaaatcatttccataggtatgtacatcccacacggtgaatcccagaaaatcatttccgtaggtatgtacatcccacacggtgaatcctagaaaaacatttccgtaggtatgtatatcacacacagttctttgtgtggaaacgtttgtgcaaggtggcctaacgcaaacagttcgctgccggaagccgtgtgtgattgttagttgatcggacacgcctactttctagaaaccatgcgggttgtttgagttcatcgcccacggtgctgtctgagtaaccatttgcaatagaaaaccccaataagcagggtaattagcctattattgataatccatgtactaatcaaactgatatttcttataaa
This window of the Triticum aestivum cultivar Chinese Spring chromosome 5D, IWGSC CS RefSeq v2.1, whole genome shotgun sequence genome carries:
- the LOC123119798 gene encoding kinesin-like protein KIN-14Q, with translation MVATATVRELAPAVAEGAPRNHGTVKDIDVAARRAQEAANRRYDAASWLRRTVGIVCARDLPEEPSEEEFRLGLRNGIVLCNALNKVQPGAIPKVVEARADTVIPADGSALCAYQYFENLRNFLVSVQDIGLPTFELSDLEKGGKGVRVVDCILALKSFSESKTTGRQTPCNYGSITKPSTSGKHFILKNSGAFMNKLMRSHTTEPIQKVLIAKQSIETDCCLESTEMANLESLNMLVRTLLLDKKPEEVPLIVESLLIKVIQEYECRAANQHLVNCIGDLKGTDLFSRPEKPLPEKTSTSTRVKMGEEEPNLLKVTEEVSSVVRNDDCVAEQFQPGTKISIELQQKHIQELRNSLSSVKSGMEQLRIQYSEDFTKIGRQLYILSNAASGYHKVLEDNRKLYNQIQDLKGNIRVYCRVRPFLPGQANSSSSVAGMEERTITIITPTKYGKDGSKSFTFNKVSAPAATQEEVFSDMQPLIRSVLDGFNVCIFAYGQTGSGKTYTMSGPNVLSEKSVGVNYRALNDLFNLQAQRKGTINYEISVQMIEIYNEQVRDLLQDSGNRKLEIRNTSQKGLAVPDASIVPVTSTSDVAELMNQGQKNRVVGSTAINDRSSRSHSCLTVHVQGHDLTSGTILRACMHLVDLAGSERVDKSEVVGDRLKEALYINKSLSALGDVIASLAQKNSHVPYRNSKLTQLLQDSLGGQAKTLMFVHISPEPDVVNETISTLKFAERVASVELGAAKANKEGGEVRELKEQIAWLKAALVKKEGEPENIQSTQSSPNIYGINKGNATPVFRKNRQPMEDVGNLEVRNNATPTQKALKFDIPGSGILVEHNSPNSVKNCWVDNAAVGDNQFENSNSVREQEPNLTTHTLLPNLFYQRYTPGPQRGRVESIPSQESDEFNGVTNSCSSDQDMVMSSSGRKVVGITNGGVSNKKKPRAKNDNNMTTRSTNPTCKSPPQSQKRLQTPVRSSVQKTPTKNGKQLLSGTDGRRTPSGKTNTVK